The Anas acuta chromosome 2, bAnaAcu1.1, whole genome shotgun sequence genome contains a region encoding:
- the ESCO1 gene encoding N-acetyltransferase ESCO1 isoform X3: protein MAAQKRKSALVEPSAKRPKLDKNSRPSSAKKEKEVSDTKHVSNKSKSNQCAAQEKTVLKTSVKSNSNTTNEPEVGMRMTTRSSGFNSNNKTIPDKKVQQQPKSTKSKEVCQKKSVQEIPKSKCAAAPDEPVTRRSQRLQQLTHVEVPARSLRNREVKEEKPLEVKQSSQAKKNAHSVTAKAVKPAGAKTEQKKTKAKPTNANEDKEIHVEVTSSLKEKKGKADSKNGHSNSLQPSAQESSLCHDDSLKEVKKDQMGPVSPNPSNTKKVEADSPKPNSKTVTKEKQQMHQNVKNSAKPNKVSQPSVSEANAADQTENDVKSKRVSILELCEEIAGEIESDTVEVKKDSPNAECGKPEEKPAEVQLQQNETLPQKEPGQSTQCKRFFPSKKGMPVKCTLNGRNNSSNKNSKWTKIKLLKANNMKQSNLHSANAPKLSLLKNYPEVSEASQTAPEAQLSKAQGKLSLTRLSENESAACVQDKSDPSSERAGSKEVALEIKQPAKRGAENGLLRNLTKHFSEPRPDESFRLRLESSPESSPVKYLTAPKPPKQIKKEPGESEPQGLAPKQVTQTSSTNQTSETENRVPLSNPSLASKCSNFLPSEEHIQKLKEAGKDGDKQLIIDAGQKRFGAISCNICGMLYTASNPEDETQHLLFHNQFISAVKYVYFRILNVTGAVKISHRRWC from the exons ATGGCAGCTCAGAAAAGGAAGTCTGCGTTAGTAGAGCCTTCTGCTAAACGTCCAAAACTGGACAAGAACAGCAGACCATCAtcagcaaagaaggaaaaagaggtgtCAGATACAAAACATGTCTCAAATAAATCCAAGTCTAAtcagtgtgcagcacaggagAAAACTGTACTCAAAACCTCTGTCAAATCAAACAG TAATACTACCAACGAACCTGAAGTGGGAATGCGCATGACTACAAGATCTTCGGGATTCAActcaaataataaaacaataccTGACAAAAAAGTCCAACAGCAGCCGAAATCTACAAAAAGCAAGGAGGTATGCCAGAAAAAATCCGTGCAAGAAATTCCTAAGTCAAAATGTGCAGCTGCTCCAGACGAGCCTGTTACGAGGAGATCCCAGAGACTGCAGCAGTTAACACATGTAGAAGTACCAGCAAGATCCCTTCGTAACAGAgaagttaaagaagaaaaacctttGGAAGTCAAACAAAGTagccaggcaaaaaaaaatgctcacagtgtaacagcaaaagcagtgAAACCTGCTGGagcaaaaacagagcagaaaaagacaaaagcaaagcCAACCAATGCAAATGAAGATAAAGAAATACACGTAGAAGTGACCAGctctctgaaagagaaaaagggtaAGGCAGACAGCAAAAACGGTCATTCCAACAGCCTTCAACCCAGCGCTCAGGAGTCGTCATTGTGTCACGATGACAGTCTCAAGGAAGTTAAGAAAGACCAAATGGGCCCTGTATCTCCGAATCCTAGCAACACAAAGAAAGTGGAAGCAGATTCTCCTAAGCCAAATTCTAAGACAGTCACTAAGGAAAAGCAACAAATGCATCAGAACGTAAAAAACAGTGCAAAGCCAAACAAGGTTTCACAGCCATCTGTAAGTGAAGCAAATGCAGCTGATCAAACAGAGAACGATGTAAAATCCAAAAGAGTAAGCATCCTGGAACTTTGTGAAGAAATTGCAGGTGAGATTGAATCAGATACAGTAGAGGTGAAGAAAGATTCCCCTAATGCTGAGTGCggaaaaccagaagaaaagccTGCTGAAGTACAGCTGCAACAGAATGAAACGCTTCCTCAGAAAGAACCTGGTCAAAGTACTCAATGCAAACGTTTTTTCCCTAGCAAAAAAGGAATGCCCGTCAAGTGTACGTTGAATGGTAGAAATAACTCCTCAAACAAAAACTCTAAATGGACCaaaattaaattactgaaaGCAAATAACATGAAGCAAAGTAACTTGCATTCTGCAAATGCCCCCAAgctttctttgttaaaaaattACCCTGAAGTTTCAGAGGCAAGTCAAACAGCCCCAGAAGCACAGCTTTCCAAGGCACAAGGCAAGCTGTCCCTAACAAGACTCTCGGAGAATGAGAGTGCAGCTTGTGTGCAGGATAAATCAGACCCTTCATCTGAAAGAGCTGGAAGTAAAGAAGTGgcattagaaataaaacagcctGCAAAAAGAGGTGCGGAGAACGGTTTATTGCGAAACTTGACAAAACATTTCTCTGAGCCACGACCAGATGAG agCTTTCGGTTACGTTTGGAATCAAGTCCAGAAAGCTCTCCTGTAAAGTATCTTACAGCTCCTAaaccaccaaaacaaataaaaaaagaacctGGAGAAAGTGAGCCACAAG GTTTGGCTCCCAAGCAGGTGACGCAAACTTCCTCTACAAATCAAACTTCTGAAACTGAGAACAG GGTTCCATTGTCAAATCCTTCATTAGCATCAAAGTGCAGTAACTTCCTACCATCTGAGGAACATATTCAAAAGctaaaagaagcaggaaaagatgGCGATAAGCAGCTAATCATA